A single Flavobacterium sp. 1 DNA region contains:
- a CDS encoding pyruvate dehydrogenase complex dihydrolipoamide acetyltransferase — protein sequence MATIVTMPRLSDTMTEGTVAAWLKKVGDKISEGDILAEIETDKATMEFESFNEGTLLYIGIPEGETAPVDSLLAIIGKEGEDVSALIAGGATAPAAAGSTPAITEVKSAEATPSAPAASLPKGVIVVTMPRLSDTMTEGTVASWLKKVGDSVAEGDILAEIETDKATMEFESFNEGTLLFIGIQEGNTAPVDSLLAIIGPAGTDISGIAENYKAGGATTVTTAKEDTKAPVAENTAPVTEIVSDGKRILASPLAKKIASDKGIQLTQVKGSGENGRIVKSDIENFTPAVASTNNTPKTSETAKAEAPKVFVPAGEVFTEEIKNSQMRKIIAKRLAESLFTAPHYNLVIEVAMDDAMQSRTVINSIPDTKVSFNDMVIKACALALKKHPKINSQWKEDVIIINHHVNIGVAVAVEDGLVVPVLRFTDAMSLSQIGASVRDLAGRAKNKKLGPAEMEGSTFTVSNLGMFGITEFNSIINQPNSAILSVGAIVEKPVVKNGQIVVGNTMMLSLACDHRTIDGATGAQFLQTLKQYIENPVTMLA from the coding sequence ATGGCAACAATTGTAACAATGCCTCGCTTGAGCGATACTATGACAGAAGGAACGGTAGCAGCTTGGCTTAAAAAAGTAGGAGACAAAATAAGCGAAGGCGATATCTTAGCAGAAATTGAAACCGACAAAGCAACAATGGAATTTGAATCCTTCAATGAAGGAACACTTTTATATATTGGAATCCCAGAAGGCGAAACTGCTCCTGTAGATTCTTTATTAGCAATTATTGGAAAAGAAGGTGAAGATGTTTCAGCTTTAATTGCTGGAGGAGCTACTGCACCAGCGGCAGCAGGCTCAACACCTGCAATTACTGAAGTAAAATCTGCCGAAGCAACACCATCTGCACCAGCAGCATCTTTACCAAAAGGAGTTATTGTAGTAACAATGCCTCGCTTGAGTGATACTATGACCGAAGGAACAGTAGCTTCTTGGTTGAAAAAAGTAGGAGACTCAGTTGCTGAAGGTGACATACTTGCAGAAATCGAAACTGATAAAGCAACAATGGAATTTGAATCTTTCAATGAAGGAACTTTGCTATTCATTGGAATTCAAGAAGGAAATACAGCTCCTGTAGATAGTCTTTTAGCTATCATAGGACCTGCAGGAACAGATATTAGCGGAATCGCAGAAAACTATAAAGCAGGAGGAGCGACTACTGTTACTACAGCGAAAGAAGATACAAAAGCACCGGTTGCCGAAAATACTGCACCAGTAACTGAAATTGTTAGCGACGGAAAAAGAATTTTGGCATCACCATTAGCTAAAAAAATAGCAAGCGATAAAGGAATTCAATTAACACAAGTAAAAGGATCAGGTGAAAACGGACGCATCGTAAAAAGCGATATTGAAAACTTTACGCCAGCTGTCGCTAGCACTAATAACACACCAAAAACTTCAGAAACTGCAAAAGCAGAAGCTCCAAAAGTTTTTGTACCAGCAGGAGAAGTTTTTACGGAAGAAATCAAAAATTCGCAAATGCGTAAAATCATTGCGAAACGTTTGGCTGAATCATTATTTACTGCACCTCATTACAATCTTGTAATTGAAGTTGCAATGGATGATGCTATGCAATCAAGAACTGTTATTAATTCCATTCCAGATACCAAAGTCTCTTTCAATGATATGGTAATCAAAGCTTGTGCATTAGCATTGAAAAAACACCCAAAAATCAACTCACAATGGAAAGAAGATGTTATCATCATCAATCACCACGTTAACATTGGTGTAGCTGTAGCTGTTGAAGATGGATTAGTAGTTCCAGTACTAAGATTTACCGATGCAATGAGTTTATCTCAAATTGGAGCAAGTGTTAGAGATCTTGCAGGACGAGCTAAAAACAAAAAACTTGGACCAGCAGAAATGGAAGGAAGCACTTTCACTGTTTCTAATCTTGGAATGTTTGGCATAACTGAATTTAATTCTATTATAAACCAGCCAAACTCTGCAATTCTATCTGTAGGTGCTATTGTAGAAAAACCAGTAGT
- the porV gene encoding type IX secretion system outer membrane channel protein PorV, with amino-acid sequence MKKTSLLIVFFYIFNFTHAQERPITVAVPFLLVAADARAAGMADNGVSSSPDAFSQQWNPSKYAFATDQQGFSVSYTPYLTDLVNDISLAQLTYYNKYSDKSAFAASFRYFGLGDIELRQDFDSPVQTVSPNEFALDLSYSLKLSEKFSMAVGGRFINSNLKVATDNNDASSSSSFAVDVSGFYQSEEIAYSDFNGRWRAGFNFQNMGPKMSYDNDDINANFLPSNMKLGGGFDFILDEYSTIGVNLEFSKLMVPTPQVSYNGDNYQGSDMNGDGIVDKTDNDLAKNEYNSIGWFSGMFQSFTDAPNGFSEELKEVTYSIGSEYIYQDAFSFRAGYFHESPDKGAREFFSLGAGFKYSTVKIDVSYLFSTSKVQNPLENTLRFSLSFNFGEKYENY; translated from the coding sequence ATGAAAAAAACGTCTTTATTAATTGTATTTTTCTATATTTTTAATTTCACGCATGCACAAGAAAGGCCAATTACAGTAGCAGTTCCTTTTCTTTTAGTAGCTGCAGATGCTAGAGCTGCTGGTATGGCAGACAATGGAGTATCATCCTCTCCAGATGCCTTTTCGCAGCAATGGAATCCTTCCAAATATGCCTTTGCCACCGATCAGCAAGGTTTTTCAGTAAGCTACACTCCTTATTTAACAGACTTAGTGAATGATATTTCATTAGCGCAGTTAACGTATTACAATAAATACAGCGACAAAAGTGCATTTGCTGCTAGTTTCCGTTATTTTGGTTTAGGGGATATTGAATTAAGACAAGATTTTGATAGCCCTGTTCAAACTGTATCTCCAAATGAGTTTGCGCTTGATTTATCCTATTCTTTAAAATTGAGCGAAAAATTCTCAATGGCAGTTGGAGGAAGGTTCATTAATTCTAATCTTAAAGTAGCAACAGACAATAATGACGCTTCATCTTCAAGCAGTTTTGCCGTCGATGTTTCCGGATTTTATCAGTCTGAAGAAATTGCGTACAGCGATTTTAACGGAAGATGGAGAGCTGGGTTTAATTTTCAGAATATGGGACCTAAAATGAGCTACGATAACGACGACATAAATGCTAATTTTTTGCCTTCAAATATGAAACTTGGAGGAGGTTTTGATTTCATTCTGGATGAATACAGCACAATCGGTGTTAATTTGGAATTTAGTAAATTAATGGTTCCTACTCCTCAAGTATCTTATAATGGCGACAACTATCAAGGATCTGACATGAATGGAGACGGAATAGTTGACAAAACAGATAATGATCTTGCTAAAAACGAATACAATTCAATAGGATGGTTCTCAGGAATGTTTCAATCGTTTACCGACGCGCCAAACGGATTTAGCGAAGAACTAAAAGAAGTCACCTACTCTATTGGATCAGAATATATCTATCAGGATGCTTTTTCATTTCGCGCTGGATATTTTCATGAAAGTCCAGATAAAGGAGCAAGAGAATTTTTCTCACTTGGAGCAGGCTTTAAATACAGTACTGTGAAAATAGATGTTTCCTACCTGTTCTCCACATCCAAAGTACAAAACCCTTTAGAAAATACTTTACGTTTCTCTTTATCATTCAATTTTGGAGAAAAATATGAAAACTATTAG
- the cdd gene encoding cytidine deaminase translates to MRMKEITITSKINIFESIQELPQTEQNLMKKAIEIRKKAYAPYSKFKVGAAILLDNGKIVVGSNQENAAYPSGLCAERVAIFHAGSVYPEAAILKIVITAASDNNSTSIPVPPCGACRQSIAEYEIRQNTPIKIYYMGETGEIHQSDSLKNLLPFMFDNKLL, encoded by the coding sequence ATTCGAATGAAAGAAATAACGATTACTTCAAAAATTAATATTTTTGAATCCATTCAAGAATTACCTCAAACGGAACAAAATTTAATGAAAAAAGCTATTGAAATTAGAAAAAAAGCTTACGCTCCTTATTCTAAATTCAAGGTTGGAGCAGCTATTTTGTTAGACAACGGCAAAATAGTAGTAGGTTCCAATCAAGAAAATGCTGCATATCCTTCGGGACTTTGTGCAGAAAGAGTAGCTATATTTCATGCTGGATCTGTGTATCCTGAAGCTGCTATATTAAAAATAGTAATTACCGCAGCTTCAGACAACAATTCTACATCAATTCCTGTTCCTCCATGCGGAGCCTGCAGACAATCAATTGCCGAATATGAAATTCGTCAGAACACCCCCATAAAAATATATTATATGGGTGAAACAGGAGAAATACATCAATCGGATTCCCTAAAAAATTTACTCCCTTTTATGTTTGATAACAAATTACTTTAA
- the pdhA gene encoding pyruvate dehydrogenase (acetyl-transferring) E1 component subunit alpha translates to MKEVTKEVYLKWYEDMLLWRKFEDKLAALYIQQKVRGFLHLYNGQEAVLAGALHAMDLTKDKMITAYRNHVQPIGMGVDPRRVMAELLGKATGTSKGMGGSMHIFSKEHRFYGGHGIVGGQIPLGAGLAFGDKYNGTGGVTMTYFGDGAARQGSLHEAFNMAMLWKLPVVFIVENNGYAMGTSVERTANHTDIWKLGLGYEMPCGPVDGMNPVKVAEAMTEAIDRARRGDGPTFLEMKTYRYRGHSMSDAQLYRSKEEVEEYKKIDPITQVLDVILDQKYATEEEIEVIDQRVKDKVEECVQFAEESPYPEIQQLYDVVYDQENYPFTPHKL, encoded by the coding sequence ATGAAAGAAGTTACAAAAGAAGTTTATTTAAAGTGGTATGAAGACATGCTGCTTTGGAGAAAGTTTGAAGACAAACTTGCAGCATTATACATTCAGCAAAAAGTTAGAGGTTTTCTACACTTATATAATGGTCAAGAGGCTGTTTTAGCAGGAGCTTTACATGCTATGGACTTGACAAAAGACAAAATGATTACTGCATACAGAAATCACGTTCAGCCAATTGGTATGGGTGTCGACCCAAGACGCGTAATGGCAGAACTTTTAGGAAAAGCAACTGGAACATCTAAAGGAATGGGTGGATCAATGCACATCTTTTCAAAAGAACACCGTTTTTATGGCGGACATGGAATTGTAGGCGGTCAGATTCCATTGGGAGCTGGTTTAGCATTTGGAGACAAATACAATGGAACTGGCGGAGTTACCATGACTTATTTTGGAGATGGAGCTGCTCGCCAAGGTTCATTGCACGAAGCTTTCAACATGGCAATGTTATGGAAACTTCCTGTAGTATTCATAGTAGAAAATAATGGTTATGCAATGGGAACTTCTGTTGAAAGAACAGCAAACCATACTGATATTTGGAAACTAGGCTTAGGATACGAAATGCCATGCGGACCAGTTGATGGAATGAATCCTGTAAAAGTTGCTGAAGCAATGACAGAAGCAATTGACAGAGCTAGACGTGGTGATGGCCCAACATTTCTTGAAATGAAAACATACCGTTACAGAGGACACTCAATGTCTGATGCGCAATTATACCGTTCTAAAGAAGAGGTTGAAGAATACAAAAAAATAGATCCAATCACTCAAGTTTTGGATGTGATTTTAGATCAAAAATACGCTACAGAAGAAGAAATCGAAGTAATTGACCAAAGAGTAAAAGATAAAGTTGAAGAATGCGTTCAATTTGCTGAAGAATCTCCTTACCCAGAAATCCAACAATTATACGATGTAGTGTACGACCAAGAAAACTATCCATTCACACCTCATAAATTATAA